In a genomic window of Primulina huaijiensis isolate GDHJ02 chromosome 10, ASM1229523v2, whole genome shotgun sequence:
- the LOC140986031 gene encoding expansin-A13-like, which produces MSGRRCRRLLLFTLPLLLLLHTKLVDSHYFPSTPSSAQLSEWKSASATYYASEDPQDTVGGACGFGDLDKNGYGKATAALSTVLFEKGQICGACFELRCVEDLRWCIPGTSIIVTATNFCAPNYGFDADGGGKCNPPNAHFVLPIEAFEKIAIWKASNMPVQYRRIGCRKEGGMRFTMGGAGIFLSVLISNVAGVGDVAAVKIKGSRTGWLPMGRNWGQNWHINADLKNQPLSFEITSGDGITITSYIVAPKNWENGQSFEGKQFD; this is translated from the coding sequence ATGTCAGGTCGCCGCTGCCGCCGCCTCCTTCTCTTCACACTCCCTTTATTACTACTACTGCACACTAAGCTAGTAGATTCCCACTACTTCCCCTCCACCCCCTCATCCGCTCAACTGTCCGAGTGGAAGTCCGCTAGCGCCACCTACTACGCTTCCGAAGATCCCCAGGACACCGTCGGAGGAGCATGTGGATTTGGAGATTTGGACAAAAACGGCTACGGCAAAGCCACCGCTGCCCTCAGCACTGTCCTATTCGAAAAGGGTCAGATCTGCGGCGCTTGCTTCGAGCTCCGCTGCGTGGAGGACCTCCGCTGGTGCATCCCCGGCACGTCCATAATCGTCACGGCCACCAATTTCTGCGCCCCCAACTACGGCTTCGACGCCGACGGCGGCGGCAAATGCAACCCCCCGAATGCCCATTTCGTCCTCCCCATCGAGGCCTTCGAGAAGATCGCAATATGGAAGGCTTCGAACATGCCCGTTCAGTACCGCAGAATAGGATGCAGGAAGGAAGGAGGGATGAGATTCACGATGGGCGGCGCCGGGATATTCTTGTCGGTGCTTATAAGCAACGTCGCCGGCGTAGGCGACGTGGCAGCGGTGAAAATAAAGGGCTCGAGAACTGGGTGGCTTCCGATGGGGAGAAATTGGGGGCAGAATTGGCATATAAATGCGGATTTGAAGAATCAGCCTCTTTCTTTCGAGATTACGAGCGGCGATGGAATCACAATCACATCTTACATTGTAGCTCCCAAGAATTGGGAAAATGGGCAATCTTTTGAAGGCAAGCAGTTCGATTAA